GCCAAGGCGGCGTTCGGCAGCGATGCTGTGTATGTCGAGCGGCTGATCCGCAAGGCCCGCCATATCGAGGTGCAGATCATCGGCGACCGCCACGGCGCGATCAGTCATCTCTGGGAGCGCGAATGCACCATCCAGCGCCGCAACCAGAAGCTCATCGAAGTGGCGCCGAGCCCGTCCCTGAGCGAGAGCCTGCGGGCGCGCATCATCGAGGCCGCAAAGCAGCTCGCGACCGCCGCGCGCTACGACAATCTCGGTACCTTCGAATTCCTGGTCGATGACGAAGCCGGCGAAGGCGAGGGCGCCTTCGCCTTCATCGAGGCCAATCCGCGGCTCCAGGTCGAGCACACCGTCACCGAGGCCGTGCTCGGCGTCGATCTCGTGCGTTCGCAGCTCGCGGTCGCGGCCGGCGCCACGCTGGCCTCGCTTGGCCTCGCGCAATCGGCCGTGCCGCTGCCGCGCGGCTATGCGATGCAGATTCGCGTCAATATGGAGGTGATGGACGAGAAGGGGCTGACGAAGCCGACCGGGGGCACGCTCAGCGTGTTCGACCTGCCGTCCGGGCCCGGCGTCCGGGTCGATACGTTCGGCTATTCCGGCTACCGGACCAGCGCCGCGTTCGACTCGCTGCTGGCAAAAGTCATCGTGCATTCGCCGAGCCCGAAATGGACCGACGTGGTGCACAAGGCGGCGCGCACCTTGCGGGAATTCCGCATCGGCGGCGTCGCCACCAACATCCCCTTGCTCGGCGCCATCCTGGTGCATCAGAGCTTTGCCCGGAACAAGATCAGCACCAACTTCATCGATACCCACGTGGCGGCGTTGGTCGGCGCCGCGAAGGAACATGCCGCGCCGCTGCTCGAGGTGAGCGAGGCGGCCGCGACGAAGGCCGTTGTCATCGAAGCCGCCCCGGAAGGATCGCTCCCGGTACCCGCGCCGCTGCAGGGCACGATCGTGGCGATCGAGGTCGCGGAAGGTGATCTGGTGCGACCCGGCCAGCAGATTGCGGTGCTGGAATCGATGAAGATGGAGCATCTGGTCGCAGCACCGCATGGCGGCCGGGTGACGAAGATCGCGGGCGGCGTCGGCGTCACGTTGATGCATGGCGATCCGATCCTGTATCTCGAGCCGGCCGAGGTCGATGGCCATCACGCGGCGGAAGAGGCCGCGATCGATCTCGATCACATCCGTCCCGATCTCGCCGAGCTGATCGCGCGCAAGGCGATCACGCTGGACGAGAATCGTCCGGCTTCGGTAGAGCGCCGCCGCAAGACCAACCAGCGCACCGCGCGCGAGAACATCGCGCAGCTGGTCGATGAGGGCTCGTTCGTCGAATACGGTTCGCTCGCGATCGCGGCCCAGCGTCGCCGCCGCAAGGTCGAGGACCTGATCAAGAACACCCCGGCCGACGGTCTGATCGCGGGCGTCGCCACCGTCAATGCGGGGCATTTCGGTCCCGAAGGCGCGCGCTGCATGGTGATCTCCTACGATTACACCGTGCTGGCCGGCACCCAGGGCCATATGAACCACAAGAAGATCGACCGCATGCTGTCGCTGACCGAGCAGTGGCGGCTTCCGCTGGTGTTCTACGCCGAGGGCGGCGGCGGCCGTCCCGGCGATACCGACCGGCTCGGCATGACCGGCCTCGACGGTCCGTCCTTCGTGCAGTTCGCAAAACTCTCGGGACTGGTGCCGGTGGTCGGCGTGGTCTCGGGCTATTGCTTCGCCGGCAACGCCGCGATGCTCGGCGTCTGCGACGTCATCATCGCCACCAAAAATGCCTCGATCGGCATGGGCGGCCCGGCGATGATCGAGGGCGGCGGGCTCGGCGTCTATCATCCGGCCGAGGTCGGCCCGGTTTCCTTCCAGTCGCCGAACGGCGTGATCGACATCCTGGTCGAGGACGAGGAAGAGGCCACGGCGGTGGCGCAGAAATATCTGTCCTACTTCCAGGGCGCCGTCGCCGACTGGAAGGCGCCGGACCAGCGGCTGCTGCGCCGCGCGATTCCGGAGAACCGTCTTCGGGTCTACGACATCCGCAATGTCATCGACCTGATCGCGGACGAAGACTCTGTGCTGGAGATCCGGCGCGATTTCGGCGTCGGCATGATCACCGCCTTCATCCGCATCGAAGGCAAGCCGTTCGGCCTGATCGCCAACAATCCGAAGCACCTCGGCGGCGCGATCGATGCGCCGGCCGGCGACAAGGCCGCGCGCTTCATGCAGCTGTGCGATGCGTTCGATATCCCGATCGTCTCGCTGTGCGACACGCCGGGCTTCATGGTTGGGCCCGAGGCCGAGAAGACTGCGATCGTGCGCCATGTCGCGCGGATGTTCGTCACCGGCGCCAGCATCACGGTGCCGCTGTTCGGCATCGTGCTGCGCAAGGGCTACGGCCTCGGCGCGCAGTCGATGATCGGCGGCGGCTTCCACGCTTCGTTCTTCACGGTGGCGTGGCCGACCGGCGAGTTCGGCGGCATGGGCCTCGAGGGCTATGTCCGGCTCGGCTTCCGCAAGGAGATGGAGGCGATCGAGGACCCGGTCGAGCGCGAGAAGTATTTCCAGACCAAGGTCGCCGAGCTCTACGCCAACGGCAAGGCGGTCTCGATCGCCTCGGTGCTTGAGATCGACGAGGTGATCGATCCCGCCGACACGCGACACTGGATCATGGCCGGCCTGCGCTCGGTGCCGAAGCCGGAGCCGCGCGCGACGCGGAAGCGGCCGTGTATTGATGCGTGGTGATGGCAGTTGAATATTCGGTGTCGTCCTGGCGAAAGCCAGGAGGTGGATTCACACTCGAAGTGCAACACTTGAGCAGCAAAGACCTCTGCCGGGGTCCTGAAGTCAAGGCATTTGCGCGGGGTGTTGTTGTAGGCGGCGATGGACTTGCGCAGGCGGCGGGTTGGCAGCTTTTCGAGGTCGGTGTTGCGCGGGATGAAGCGGCGCATGCGGCCGATGGCGTTCTCGATGCCCCCTTTTTGCCAGGGGGCGTGGGGATCGCAGAAGTACGTCTTGATCAAGAGGCTTTGCAAGGCAAGGTGAGATGCGAACTCGGTGCCGTTGTCGAAGGTGACGGTCTGGCGGATCGGCTGTGGCAGGACCTCGAACAGGCGTACGAGATGGTGAGCGACGCCGGAGGCGAGCT
The window above is part of the Bradyrhizobium sp. PSBB068 genome. Proteins encoded here:
- a CDS encoding ATP-grasp domain-containing protein, with the translated sequence MSFKKLLIANRGEIAIRIARAAADSGLATVAIYPADDAASLHVRSADEAREIPGRGARAYLDIEAVIAAAKAAGCDALHPGYGFLSENTQLARRCAEEKITFVGPSPEALDLFGDKAKAKELGKTCGVPIIAGTSGATSLDEAKAFFASLGTNAAVMIKAIAGGGGRGMRVVEDLAKLDEAYARCQSEAKAAFGSDAVYVERLIRKARHIEVQIIGDRHGAISHLWERECTIQRRNQKLIEVAPSPSLSESLRARIIEAAKQLATAARYDNLGTFEFLVDDEAGEGEGAFAFIEANPRLQVEHTVTEAVLGVDLVRSQLAVAAGATLASLGLAQSAVPLPRGYAMQIRVNMEVMDEKGLTKPTGGTLSVFDLPSGPGVRVDTFGYSGYRTSAAFDSLLAKVIVHSPSPKWTDVVHKAARTLREFRIGGVATNIPLLGAILVHQSFARNKISTNFIDTHVAALVGAAKEHAAPLLEVSEAAATKAVVIEAAPEGSLPVPAPLQGTIVAIEVAEGDLVRPGQQIAVLESMKMEHLVAAPHGGRVTKIAGGVGVTLMHGDPILYLEPAEVDGHHAAEEAAIDLDHIRPDLAELIARKAITLDENRPASVERRRKTNQRTARENIAQLVDEGSFVEYGSLAIAAQRRRRKVEDLIKNTPADGLIAGVATVNAGHFGPEGARCMVISYDYTVLAGTQGHMNHKKIDRMLSLTEQWRLPLVFYAEGGGGRPGDTDRLGMTGLDGPSFVQFAKLSGLVPVVGVVSGYCFAGNAAMLGVCDVIIATKNASIGMGGPAMIEGGGLGVYHPAEVGPVSFQSPNGVIDILVEDEEEATAVAQKYLSYFQGAVADWKAPDQRLLRRAIPENRLRVYDIRNVIDLIADEDSVLEIRRDFGVGMITAFIRIEGKPFGLIANNPKHLGGAIDAPAGDKAARFMQLCDAFDIPIVSLCDTPGFMVGPEAEKTAIVRHVARMFVTGASITVPLFGIVLRKGYGLGAQSMIGGGFHASFFTVAWPTGEFGGMGLEGYVRLGFRKEMEAIEDPVEREKYFQTKVAELYANGKAVSIASVLEIDEVIDPADTRHWIMAGLRSVPKPEPRATRKRPCIDAW